The Lactobacillus sp. CBA3605 genome contains a region encoding:
- a CDS encoding ABC transporter permease has protein sequence MADNVNDVEIKPGAFEPLDKQAGPDNEKIAAPSLTFGQDVWRRLKSNKTAFTSFIVLILLFLMAFAGQTVYHHNPNDQSPKYANLPPKIPGVSIHGLNGHITQSGEDVDAYKQAGASSNVHYLLGTDYLGRDLLARIMYGTRVSLEIALIATLIDLTIGVGFGIFSGWRGGRVDLFMQRIIEILSSIPALVVMVLMATAFQKTGMASIIAALALINWTTMARLTRAQTLQLKNQDFILAARTLGESSTKIAWKHLLPNLSSIIIIQTMFTIPNAIFFEAFLSYIGIGISSPQASLGTLISDGQKNFQFLPYQMWYPAIVLIVLMLAFNLLGDGMRDAFDPKSKR, from the coding sequence AGGCCGGGCCTGATAATGAAAAAATCGCTGCACCTTCTTTAACGTTCGGGCAAGATGTTTGGCGGCGGCTTAAGTCGAATAAAACGGCTTTTACCAGTTTTATCGTCTTAATCCTACTTTTCTTGATGGCTTTTGCTGGGCAAACGGTCTATCATCACAATCCAAATGATCAATCACCGAAGTATGCGAACTTGCCACCGAAGATTCCGGGTGTCAGCATTCATGGCTTGAACGGGCATATTACCCAATCAGGTGAAGATGTGGATGCCTATAAGCAAGCCGGCGCGAGTTCCAACGTCCATTACCTCTTAGGGACCGACTATTTAGGTCGTGACTTATTGGCACGGATTATGTATGGGACCCGAGTTTCGTTGGAAATTGCTTTAATTGCGACGCTGATTGATTTGACCATTGGGGTCGGATTCGGGATATTCTCCGGTTGGCGTGGTGGGCGCGTGGATTTGTTTATGCAGCGTATTATTGAAATCCTCTCGTCCATTCCCGCGCTAGTTGTGATGGTTTTGATGGCGACCGCTTTCCAAAAAACGGGGATGGCCTCAATCATTGCGGCCTTAGCATTAATTAACTGGACGACGATGGCCCGCCTAACTCGAGCACAGACGTTACAATTGAAAAACCAAGATTTTATTTTGGCAGCGCGAACGTTGGGTGAGTCTTCAACTAAGATTGCTTGGAAACACTTGTTGCCAAACCTATCAAGTATCATCATTATTCAAACGATGTTTACGATTCCAAATGCGATCTTCTTTGAAGCGTTCTTGAGTTACATTGGGATTGGGATTAGTTCGCCACAAGCGTCATTAGGGACTTTGATCTCTGATGGTCAAAAGAACTTCCAATTCCTACCATACCAGATGTGGTATCCAGCAATCGTCTTGATTGTCTTGATGCTGGCCTTTAACTTATTAGGCGATGGTATGCGGGATGCATTTGATCCGAAATCGAAACGATAG
- a CDS encoding ABC transporter ATP-binding protein, producing the protein MENPENVIEVRHLKIDFHTYAGEVKAIRDVSFDLRKGETLAIVGESGSGKSVTTRSLMGLLAPNAEVKGGSIMFHGEDIIKKSEKEMQHIRGKDIAMIFQDPMTSLDPTMRIGMQIAEPLMKHKGLKKKEAIAQALEMLKLVGITNPEGRINDYPYQFSGGMRQRIVIAIALVCYPEVLIADEPTTALDVTIQAQILDLMKDLQNRIDTSIIFITHDLGVVAGMADRVAVMYAGKIVEYGTVDEIFFNPQHPYTWGLLNSMPTLDTDSGSLQAIPGTPPDLLEPPVGDAFAARSDYAMKIDTEQEPPFFKVSDTHYAATWLLHPDAPKVTPPAEIVRRQKKFATMQRPEPPIKKATKE; encoded by the coding sequence ATGGAAAATCCTGAAAATGTCATTGAAGTTCGTCATTTAAAAATTGATTTCCACACCTATGCAGGTGAGGTTAAAGCGATTCGTGATGTCAGCTTTGATTTACGTAAAGGTGAAACATTAGCCATTGTTGGTGAATCCGGTTCTGGTAAGTCAGTTACCACCCGGTCATTGATGGGGTTACTAGCACCAAATGCCGAAGTAAAAGGCGGCAGTATTATGTTTCACGGCGAAGATATTATTAAAAAGTCTGAAAAAGAAATGCAACATATTCGTGGTAAAGATATCGCGATGATTTTCCAAGATCCAATGACGTCATTGGACCCAACGATGCGAATTGGGATGCAAATTGCAGAACCATTAATGAAGCATAAAGGGTTGAAGAAAAAAGAAGCCATTGCGCAAGCCTTGGAGATGCTAAAATTAGTCGGGATTACCAATCCTGAAGGTCGGATTAATGATTATCCGTATCAATTCTCCGGTGGGATGCGCCAACGGATAGTGATTGCCATCGCCTTGGTTTGTTACCCCGAAGTCTTGATTGCCGATGAACCAACGACCGCTTTAGATGTCACCATTCAAGCACAAATCTTGGATTTGATGAAGGATTTACAAAATCGAATTGATACGTCAATTATTTTTATCACTCATGATTTAGGTGTCGTTGCTGGGATGGCGGACCGCGTTGCAGTTATGTATGCTGGGAAAATTGTGGAATATGGGACGGTTGATGAAATCTTCTTCAATCCGCAACATCCCTATACTTGGGGCCTGTTGAACTCGATGCCAACGTTGGATACGGACAGTGGCTCGTTACAAGCGATTCCTGGGACACCACCGGATTTATTGGAACCACCTGTTGGTGATGCCTTTGCGGCCCGGAGTGACTATGCGATGAAGATTGATACGGAACAAGAACCACCGTTCTTCAAAGTATCTGATACGCATTATGCGGCGACGTGGTTATTACATCCCGATGCCCCTAAAGTAACACCACCGGCTGAAATTGTTCGGCGGCAAAAGAAATTTGCGACAATGCAACGACCAGAACCACCGATTAAGAAAGCAACGAAGGAGTAA
- a CDS encoding ABC transporter ATP-binding protein, with protein MPDERKKILEVHHLKQYFNVGKKDEVRAVDDVSFDIYEGETFGLVGESGSGKTTTGRSIIHLYEPTDGQILFDGQDVSKLHTKAEKHAFRRNMQMIFQDPYASLNPRMKVKDIVAEGIDIHGLAKDDADRTKQVEDLLETVGLNKDHSSRYPHEFSGGQRQRIGIARALAVEPKFIIADEPISALDVSIQAQVVNLMKELQVKHNLTYLFIAHDLSMVKYISDRIGVMHYGKILEIGPADEVYTHPLHAYTKSLISAVPVPDPEFERNRKQVPYDDSREMDDKKRRMVEIAPGHFVRASEDEIPMYTERAIKAGLVTSD; from the coding sequence ATGCCAGATGAACGCAAAAAAATTCTAGAAGTCCATCATTTGAAGCAATATTTTAATGTTGGCAAAAAAGACGAAGTTCGGGCGGTTGATGACGTCTCCTTTGATATTTATGAAGGCGAAACGTTCGGGTTAGTTGGTGAATCTGGTTCCGGTAAGACCACCACTGGTCGTTCTATCATCCACTTATATGAACCAACTGATGGTCAGATTCTCTTTGATGGTCAAGATGTTTCTAAGTTGCATACTAAGGCGGAAAAGCATGCTTTTCGGCGTAATATGCAGATGATTTTCCAAGATCCATATGCCTCCTTGAATCCCCGGATGAAGGTCAAAGATATCGTGGCCGAGGGGATTGATATTCATGGTCTTGCCAAAGATGACGCCGACCGGACGAAACAAGTGGAAGACTTGTTGGAAACCGTGGGCTTAAATAAGGACCATTCTAGTCGTTATCCACATGAATTCTCCGGTGGGCAACGCCAACGAATCGGGATTGCCCGGGCTTTAGCGGTCGAACCGAAATTTATCATTGCGGATGAACCAATCTCGGCCTTAGATGTGTCAATCCAAGCCCAAGTGGTTAACTTGATGAAAGAATTACAAGTGAAGCACAATTTGACTTACTTATTTATTGCCCATGATTTATCTATGGTTAAATATATCAGCGATCGTATTGGGGTGATGCATTACGGGAAGATTCTCGAAATCGGTCCCGCGGATGAAGTCTATACCCATCCGTTGCATGCCTATACCAAAAGCTTGATTTCAGCTGTTCCAGTGCCAGATCCTGAATTTGAACGGAATCGGAAGCAAGTGCCATATGATGATTCCCGTGAAATGGATGATAAAAAGCGGCGGATGGTCGAAATTGCGCCAGGGCACTTTGTCCGGGCCAGTGAAGATGAAATTCCAATGTATACTGAACGGGCGATTAAAGCAGGTTTAGTGACTTCTGATTAG
- a CDS encoding TetR/AcrR family transcriptional regulator has product MKVKDNQKYDRLIQAAIQVLATDGLARFSTTKVAKLAKIPQSNLYIYFKNKQSLLNATYQVAVHQMSVAVVANFTPSMPLLDQISASITGLYHFALVQPAAVTAIQLLIDDVHFKQQAQLKQTDSENQQIQTLLRQGVDQQLLQPVALNLLRYFLTRPVFHYAEGIRAGQYAETPATLAALTTMVMGAILRPTVYLDWLQTQK; this is encoded by the coding sequence ATGAAAGTTAAAGATAATCAAAAATATGATCGCCTGATTCAAGCCGCAATCCAAGTACTAGCTACGGACGGGTTAGCCCGCTTTTCAACAACAAAAGTCGCCAAGCTAGCTAAAATTCCACAATCCAACTTATATATTTACTTTAAAAATAAACAAAGTTTGTTAAATGCGACCTACCAAGTAGCGGTCCATCAAATGAGCGTTGCCGTCGTCGCCAACTTTACCCCGTCAATGCCCCTCCTAGACCAAATCAGTGCCAGCATTACGGGCCTTTATCACTTTGCGCTGGTCCAACCAGCTGCGGTCACGGCCATTCAATTATTGATTGATGATGTTCACTTCAAGCAACAAGCTCAGCTCAAACAAACCGACAGCGAAAATCAACAAATCCAAACCCTACTACGACAAGGGGTCGACCAACAATTACTACAACCAGTGGCACTTAACCTACTGCGCTACTTTTTAACACGCCCCGTCTTTCATTACGCTGAAGGCATAAGAGCGGGACAATATGCCGAGACCCCAGCCACTTTAGCAGCATTAACAACCATGGTTATGGGTGCAATCTTACGGCCAACGGTTTATCTAGATTGGCTACAGACGCAAAAATAA
- a CDS encoding SDR family oxidoreductase: MKIVLTGSLGHISKPVATQLVQAGHQVTVISHNPKRAADIKALGATPAIGSIADSQFLTATFKGADTVYLMITGTNSGDIFKAGQQQAAVYVKAVQAAGVKKVVNLSSVGANLGPEVGALHIYQIIETALSQGLPDVQLTFIRPTGMFYNLFGSLASIRQAHAIYTTSRVDKPGSWVAPRDIVPVVSQALTTPVTAPTVQYVASDEKSYAEIAQILGQAIGMPDLKAVLISDEQLLDRLTNAHDTSNFVAQYVKMMAFERDHDQEFYADFHAQQPILGPTKLTDFATEFAKVYHQQA; this comes from the coding sequence ATGAAAATTGTATTAACTGGATCATTGGGTCATATCAGTAAACCGGTTGCGACACAACTAGTCCAAGCCGGACATCAAGTCACCGTGATTAGTCATAATCCTAAGCGTGCTGCTGATATTAAAGCGCTAGGTGCGACGCCAGCTATTGGTAGTATTGCCGACAGTCAGTTTCTCACGGCCACCTTTAAGGGAGCCGATACGGTTTATTTAATGATTACTGGAACTAATAGTGGGGATATTTTTAAAGCTGGTCAACAGCAGGCTGCAGTGTATGTAAAAGCAGTTCAAGCTGCTGGGGTTAAAAAAGTCGTTAATTTAAGCAGTGTGGGTGCGAACTTAGGTCCGGAAGTCGGGGCTTTGCATATTTATCAGATTATCGAAACTGCTTTAAGCCAAGGCTTACCAGACGTACAATTAACGTTCATTCGTCCAACTGGGATGTTCTATAATTTGTTTGGAAGCTTGGCGTCCATTCGACAAGCTCATGCGATTTATACCACTAGTCGGGTGGATAAACCGGGCTCATGGGTCGCACCGCGCGATATTGTACCAGTAGTCAGCCAAGCTTTAACGACACCGGTCACTGCCCCCACGGTTCAATACGTCGCTAGTGATGAAAAAAGCTATGCTGAAATTGCTCAGATATTGGGCCAAGCGATTGGAATGCCGGATTTGAAAGCGGTCCTGATTAGTGATGAACAGCTGTTGGACCGCTTAACGAATGCTCACGACACCAGCAATTTTGTCGCGCAATATGTTAAAATGATGGCCTTTGAACGCGACCATGATCAAGAATTTTATGCAGATTTTCATGCCCAGCAACCAATTTTAGGTCCAACCAAGCTAACTGATTTTGCGACTGAATTTGCAAAAGTCTATCATCAGCAAGCTTAA
- a CDS encoding CsbD family protein, translating to MKKLLIIIGFVLGGSGVYWLFRNKERLEAQAHGLDDELLGKAEQVKGSLNGDTKTKLRGNWREGRGHVKQQLSRWQAAQQ from the coding sequence ATGAAGAAATTACTGATAATCATTGGTTTTGTGCTAGGTGGTAGTGGGGTTTATTGGCTGTTTCGCAATAAGGAACGACTGGAAGCTCAAGCTCATGGCTTGGACGACGAGCTTTTAGGTAAAGCGGAACAAGTTAAAGGTAGCCTGAATGGGGATACCAAAACTAAATTGCGTGGTAATTGGCGTGAAGGGCGCGGCCATGTCAAACAGCAATTGAGTCGTTGGCAAGCGGCGCAGCAGTAA
- a CDS encoding ribonuclease H family protein, whose product MAKKQFYVVRAGYKTGIYQTWAACQQQINGYSGAQYKGFVTRAEAEAYLHGQATPTKSVKAVKTSLKVSAAKKSEITVYTDGGNRNTGNVQGGQVRSTDKSAWAYQIQTADEQLTGTGGEWGATNNRMEIMALLQALDRLTKLNKTTATILVIMDSKYVLDAIQKGWLTSWRQHGWRRAKGELINAELWQAVYQQLQTFKHLEFKWVKGHANTSGNNAVDQLLNTTMDQMKAGQPISVQNATVKLTPTSPNDGQGDLLAKTATPAKSSRITTKSAAASHPVNDQQKQQSVSAMTTIVDNWKADQTEK is encoded by the coding sequence ATGGCAAAAAAACAATTTTATGTAGTTCGTGCCGGTTATAAAACGGGGATTTATCAGACTTGGGCGGCGTGTCAGCAGCAGATTAACGGCTATAGCGGTGCCCAATACAAAGGATTTGTGACCCGCGCCGAAGCCGAAGCGTATCTGCACGGTCAAGCAACGCCAACTAAGTCGGTCAAAGCGGTTAAAACCAGTTTAAAAGTGAGTGCGGCTAAAAAAAGTGAGATTACCGTTTATACGGATGGTGGTAATCGAAATACTGGGAATGTCCAAGGAGGCCAAGTGCGTTCGACCGACAAATCAGCTTGGGCGTATCAGATTCAAACTGCCGATGAGCAATTAACGGGGACTGGTGGCGAGTGGGGGGCCACCAATAACCGGATGGAAATCATGGCTTTGTTACAAGCACTTGATCGGCTAACAAAGTTAAATAAAACGACTGCAACAATCTTAGTGATTATGGACTCAAAATACGTCTTAGATGCCATTCAAAAGGGGTGGCTAACAAGTTGGCGGCAACACGGCTGGCGGCGAGCTAAAGGTGAACTGATCAACGCTGAACTTTGGCAGGCTGTTTATCAGCAGTTACAGACCTTTAAGCACTTGGAATTTAAATGGGTTAAGGGACATGCCAATACTAGTGGCAATAATGCGGTCGATCAGTTATTGAATACGACGATGGACCAAATGAAGGCGGGACAACCAATTTCTGTTCAAAATGCGACGGTCAAGTTAACCCCGACGAGCCCTAATGATGGGCAGGGAGATTTACTTGCAAAAACGGCCACACCGGCTAAATCCTCACGAATAACAACTAAGTCGGCAGCTGCATCGCACCCAGTTAATGACCAACAAAAACAACAATCAGTATCCGCAATGACAACAATTGTCGACAATTGGAAAGCAGACCAAACTGAAAAGTAA
- a CDS encoding ISL3 family transposase — translation MSQDQSTRILLQIKDQNITNFKIQDNSRDALRIYADLSYSISVCPRCGQHEIVRNGFKTVNIRISNISERTALLILRKQRFLCRACGHSLLAQTPVVAKQHQISQHVKHRITTALTEDRTMVNIAAEYNVSTNTVSRQLVALGKQTRPAYDGLPTTLCIDEFRSTGKQMSFIAIDAQKHDLIAILPGRRTKEIKAFFLNHYSLKNRQQVTQVVMDFNANYYTIMHSIFPNAKVVADNFHLVQMVLRSLNQTRVQLMKRFAPDTREYRVLKYYWRLYLKDYSKLEKDKPQWFSHLKDHLTQEQLILEGLDLNEEFANTYYSAHELVEAIRSRNYVAFIEALGRVENVSPQLLQTIKTFIKNKQFIKNMTECSLSNGPIEGVNRKIKQIKRTAYGYRNWMNFNYRIQIEFKIKIKKRSPIRK, via the coding sequence ATGTCTCAAGACCAGTCTACAAGAATTCTTCTACAAATTAAAGACCAAAATATAACTAATTTTAAAATTCAAGATAATAGCCGGGATGCTTTACGGATTTACGCGGATCTTTCCTATTCAATTAGTGTTTGCCCACGTTGTGGGCAACACGAAATCGTTCGAAATGGTTTTAAAACGGTTAATATCAGAATTTCCAACATCAGCGAGCGAACGGCATTGTTAATTTTACGTAAGCAACGCTTTCTCTGTCGGGCTTGCGGTCATAGCCTACTTGCCCAAACCCCCGTAGTGGCCAAGCAACATCAGATTTCTCAACATGTTAAGCACCGTATTACTACAGCACTAACAGAAGACCGCACAATGGTCAATATTGCCGCAGAGTACAATGTATCAACTAATACTGTCAGTCGTCAATTAGTTGCTTTGGGGAAACAAACTAGACCAGCCTATGATGGTCTACCAACTACTTTATGCATCGATGAATTCCGTTCTACCGGGAAACAAATGAGTTTCATCGCTATTGATGCACAGAAACACGACCTCATTGCCATTCTTCCAGGACGTAGAACTAAAGAGATTAAGGCATTCTTCTTAAATCATTACTCCTTGAAAAATCGCCAGCAAGTGACCCAGGTTGTGATGGATTTTAACGCAAACTATTACACCATTATGCACAGTATTTTCCCTAACGCCAAAGTTGTCGCCGACAACTTTCATTTAGTTCAAATGGTCTTACGATCCTTAAACCAGACTCGTGTTCAATTGATGAAAAGATTTGCCCCAGACACTCGTGAATACCGCGTGCTTAAGTATTACTGGCGGCTCTATCTCAAAGATTATTCAAAACTTGAAAAAGATAAACCACAATGGTTTTCGCATTTAAAAGACCATCTAACTCAGGAACAACTAATCCTGGAGGGACTGGATCTGAATGAAGAATTTGCGAACACTTATTATTCAGCTCACGAATTAGTCGAGGCCATTCGTAGTCGAAACTATGTCGCATTTATTGAAGCTTTAGGTAGAGTTGAGAACGTTAGTCCTCAGCTCTTACAAACGATTAAGACCTTTATCAAGAATAAGCAATTTATTAAAAACATGACGGAATGTTCACTCTCAAATGGGCCCATCGAGGGTGTTAATCGTAAAATCAAACAAATAAAACGAACAGCTTATGGCTACCGAAACTGGATGAATTTTAATTATAGAATACAGATTGAATTCAAAATAAAAATAAAAAAAAGAAGCCCAATTCGTAAATGA